In Shewanella psychrotolerans, the genomic stretch TATATTTTTAGTTGCCACGAGGTGTTGGTCGCGGCACGGCGTTTATGCTTGCTCGATGAAGAAATATAGTTCTTGGAGGAGTAGATGCAAGTTGTTTGCCGTTTTGTGCCAGTGCTTTAATTTCAAAAATGTGCTCGCCACGGTCAACATTTTCTAGGTTAAATACTGGCGTTGACTGTGCCGCTCCTGTCACTTGACCATCCATCAAGAGAATCAGTACATGGTTTTTGGCAAGATCGGGGGTGATAGAGCCGATAATGGTGATATTGCCATTGTTTTCACGAATTGTTTCTTCTTCCGAGGGGCTGGTGATCCGCATCTTATAGATATCGCCAACGTGTTCGGGTTCTTTGGGGGCAGACTCGCGTACCACGGGGGGAGGTAGCTTTATCTGGTTTTCGGTATTACTCTTAAACTCGACGGCTTGTGCATTCTCTACAGGAGAATCGGAATAGTGAACCTTGCCATCCTTATCTACCCATTTATAGATGGCAGCCGTCGCAGACGCTGTGAGCAGCATGAGGATAAACAACAGAAGCGGTCGCATAAAAGCTCCTTTGTTATACGGTAATATCACTATCAGATTAGCCGCTTTTGCCGAAAAAATCATTGAGTAAATGTTAACTAACCTAGACTGGGGTTAACGTATGGGATAATCCCAGACGAATTAGCCGCTTTACTCTAATCCACAGGAAGTTGGTGGCGAGAGAAGGTTTGCTTGAGTACTACGGTTGATTCGATGCTGGCAATGCACTTTAGGCTACCTAGCTTGCGTTTAACAAACCTTTCGTATTCCAGCAGATCATGGGCCACTATTTTCAATAGATAGTCATGGCTTCCGGTGATCACCGAGCACTCAAGTATCTGTTCCAGTTGTGAGATCTCCTGCTCAAACTGATCTGCATAACTATCGGAATTTTCAGTTAAGCGAATGAAAGCGTAAACCACGACGTTGAGTTGTAATGCCTGAGCACTAAGCCTAGCGCAGTATCCATCAATATAGCCGCTTTGCTCTAATTTTTTTATTCGTCGAAGGCATGGGGTATCAGACATATTGAGCCGAGTGGCGAGTTCAGCAACCGAGATGCGCCCCTCTT encodes the following:
- a CDS encoding DUF4124 domain-containing protein, with amino-acid sequence MRPLLLFILMLLTASATAAIYKWVDKDGKVHYSDSPVENAQAVEFKSNTENQIKLPPPVVRESAPKEPEHVGDIYKMRITSPSEEETIRENNGNITIIGSITPDLAKNHVLILLMDGQVTGAAQSTPVFNLENVDRGEHIFEIKALAQNGKQLASTPPRTIFLHRASINAVPRPTPRGN
- a CDS encoding Lrp/AsnC family transcriptional regulator, with the translated sequence MKSLDSKDKQILEILQKEGRISVAELATRLNMSDTPCLRRIKKLEQSGYIDGYCARLSAQALQLNVVVYAFIRLTENSDSYADQFEQEISQLEQILECSVITGSHDYLLKIVAHDLLEYERFVKRKLGSLKCIASIESTVVLKQTFSRHQLPVD